DNA sequence from the Acipenser ruthenus chromosome 8, fAciRut3.2 maternal haplotype, whole genome shotgun sequence genome:
GATTTGATCTCCAGTGAATATCGAGACATGATTTGTTTAGGGGTTCCCTTATATATTAGCCAGCATTCCCTGCTTTTCTAGGACAGGCACAGATTTCAGAGATAAGGTTCTGCCATAACAATTCTGAGAGGTTGgtatacatttctttcttttgcatactattgttttattatttcagtaATTGTGCCAGGTTACTGCACCTGCATGCTCACCATGACTACAGAACTTTTAGAGGACAATGATACATGCATTACACTAATATTTCCTTTAAAATGAGTGTGCGTGTATTGTAATCTGCTcggtttaaatgtgtataatgtagttcatgtttttgtgtgtttgttttatacagACTTAATTAGTAGgcaaacgtattattattattattattattattattattattattattattattattattattattattattattattattttaacaggtGGAAAAACATGGACACGCAGGTTGGAACCACCGCATCGGTCCAAAACGCTACCTTTGTGCGGCCAGTTGGGTTTTACATCAGAGGTTTTATTGCTTTGCAGCACAccgattattattttatattcctGTCAATTGTTTACATTGCAACATTGTTAGCAAACTTTCTGATCATGTCAATAATTTGGTTTGCAGACAGCCTGCATACACCAAAATACTTTGCAATTTTTAGCTTAGCCGTGGTGGATGTAAGTTACAGTACAGCACTTATTCCAAAATCGATCGATGCGTTTCTTTTCAATGCCAGATTTGTTTTTTATGATACCTGTTTAACGCAGAtgttttttgtacattatttttcttcGATGGAATCATTTGCTCTCTCTGTTTTAGCTTATGACAGGTTAATAGCTATTTGCTTTCCCCTGAGAAGCAATACACTCAACTCAAACACAAAAATGGTTTTAGTTATAATTGTTTCCTGGGCAATTCCTTTCATTGTAGTTACGATCATGGTCGCTCTCATACCTCGATTGTCATTCTGTAAGTCTACGATTATTAACAGCTACTTTTGTGATCACGGACCAGTGTTTAAAAATACTTGCAGTGATTATTCTGCTAATTGGTTTATGGCTGCATTTTATatcgttgttttattttttctccctTTGGCTTTCATTATGTTGTCCTATGTGTGCATTATATTTGCCCTCTTGAAGATTGCATCGGCAGAAGGAAGACGTAAAGCATTTAAAACTTGCACAAGTCATTTAACCTTAGTAGCAGTATTTTATATACCGCTGTTAGTGACCTATATCATAGCGTGGGTAAACGTGACTATCGACACAGATACCAGAATTCTTAACACATCTCTGTCTGCTACTATACCTCCTCTCCTTAATCCAATTATATACACCTTAAAGACTGAAGAAATTAtggagcaaataaaaaaatatttcagaaatCGAACAATTAACACTGTAAGTTGATcaagtgcttttttttcttgttaaatatGAATATTCAAAGTGTACGTTAATTTAAACTAGTTAGCAATGAGTATAATGCATTTTTGAGTATTGTATTCCTGTATGTTGAATGAAATCAAAATGGGATATTAAACCAGTACTTTGTGTATACTGTGTACTTTGTGTCTACTGTGGACTACAGTAGCTTGGGGCTAATTCCTATTGGCACTGGCATTCATATTTTAATTTCTAAGGTTTCAGTCCAAGATGAactgttttttatgttattattttgcacaaaggtttgtgtgtgttttgctttgaCAATCTTATAATAATTCtctattttctattttgtaatgCTCACATGAAAAAATAGGACTaactaactaataataataataataataataataataataataataataataataataagagcttgattagagagttaataaaaaataactagcatAATATGTTAATTTTGTGtgcttgaaatatatatatatatatatatatatatatatatatatatatatatatgaacatgaatgaacatttattattattattattattattattattattattattattattattatacacattaCACTTTTCCTATAATCTGAACAATTTAACCTCATGGTTTAACACATCATCAGACCTGTAGACTTATAGACTTATTATATAGAGTTCTGTGTATTCCCTACATCACCTGCTCCTAAACTAAAGCCACACACTGTACAGTAGGCTTTTAATATCTATTAAATGGTTTACACTGAACTTTTAATTTTGAGTGGTTTCAGAATAGACAAAGTAATGTTAATTGTGTTGCCACAATTGTAATGGGAGAATATTCCCAATTTTTTTACAACAGTCTTCAATAACATATATGTATCTTAAAATATATTACTTACTTGTTTTACTGTGATGTATTTGTAATATGGGTTTTAATAGCTAGTAACCATTGTGTTACTGTAAAGACAAGTTATACTATAATTGGTTTCAGTCGGAGcatattgtgaaaaaaataaaataaaaacatgtttggaCCATTTACAGTAGTTTTACACAATGCTTAATTAAAGGAAATCAGTACATATATTcgaacattttaaacatcatgtgTCCCCACATTCATTCTATAGTGTGTTTGTAATGTAGCTTCCCAGACTTGACTCCCAAAATGTTTTTGATTCTGCTGAAATTCCTGTGCAGTTTCTGGGTAACAAGCACAATGTGTTGTATGGTAACAGCCAGCAGCCAGTAT
Encoded proteins:
- the LOC117972742 gene encoding olfactory receptor 6F1-like, with the translated sequence MDTQVGTTASVQNATFVRPVGFYIRGFIALQHTDYYFIFLSIVYIATLLANFLIMSIIWFADSLHTPKYFAIFSLAVVDVSYSTALIPKSIDAFLFNARFVFYDTCLTQMFFVHYFSSMESFALSVLAYDRLIAICFPLRSNTLNSNTKMVLVIIVSWAIPFIVVTIMVALIPRLSFCKSTIINSYFCDHGPVFKNTCSDYSANWFMAAFYIVVLFFLPLAFIMLSYVCIIFALLKIASAEGRRKAFKTCTSHLTLVAVFYIPLLVTYIIAWVNVTIDTDTRILNTSLSATIPPLLNPIIYTLKTEEIMEQIKKYFRNRTINTVS